A single region of the Sorghum bicolor cultivar BTx623 chromosome 7, Sorghum_bicolor_NCBIv3, whole genome shotgun sequence genome encodes:
- the LOC8075620 gene encoding uncharacterized protein LOC8075620 yields MTVAVAGGAAKASPPPVPALGRPDWAAAKALTYLCFASMWVGGAGVATAAFIDLASSGGASDMGFPVLSALLKLSSDAVHFGALLALVVVLLLLRAAFRLVVTDLGGDMGMGIDKIPRESMGSMLGDTAVIGWLASLPFLLLSFVGCLVLTVLSPTKGSLTTRISTAVIDVGILGSMVLSCFVTIPSLALKLWRISPGVESHAPADSIV; encoded by the exons ATGACGGTCGCCGTCGCGGGCGGCGCAGCCaaggcctcgccgccgccggttCCGGCGCTGGGGCGCCCCGACTGGGCCGCGGCCAAGGCGCTGACCTACCTATGCTTTGCCAGCATGTGGGTCGGCGGCGCGGGCGTGGCCACCGCGGCCTTCATCGACCTGGCCTCGTCAGGCGGCGCCTCCGACATGGGCTTCCCGGTGCTCAGCGCGCTGCTCAAGCTCTCCAGCGATGCCGTCCACTTCGGCGCGCTCCTCGCCCTCGTCGTCGTCCTGCTGCTACTGCGCGCCGCCTTCCGATTGGTCGTCACGGATCTCGGAGGCGACATGGGGATGGGGATCGACAAG ATACCTCGAGAGTCAATGGGGAGCATGCTGGGTGACACTGCTGTGATTGGATGGCTCGCGTCTCTACCTTTCCTCCTGCTCAGCTTCGTTGGTTGTTTGGTGCTGACCGTGCTGTCGCCGACCAAGGGATCTCTGACGACTAGGATCAGTACAGCCGTCATTGACGTGGGGATACTGGGTTCCATGGTGCTTTCTTGCTTTGTCACCATACCCAGTCTGGCACTTAAGCTGTGGAGGATTTCGCCGGGCGTTGAAAGCCATGCACCTGCTGACAGCATCGTCTGA